In Sphingobacterium sp. PCS056, the following proteins share a genomic window:
- a CDS encoding alpha-L-rhamnosidase, which translates to MKIALFITYLVIHTHLYAQENVNICEPIGLKCEHLSNPLGIDIPNPRLTWMLKDTRQDAMQTAYQIVIGTDSIAVTHNIGESWNTGKQLKSDIIAVYKGKKLNPLTKYYWKVNVWDKDGKPTSSQVSTFETGMMGRSNWKGSWISDYHDIHHKAAPYFRKAFEIKKTIQSARAYIAAAGLYELSLNGEKVGKNMLDPMYTRFDKRTLYVVHDVTKQLQSGENAIGVILGNGWYNHQSLAVWDFDKAPWRNRPAFCMDLRIVYTDGTEETIVSEQDWKTSAGPITYNSIYTGEHYDARLEQDGWNKAHFDDSKWKGVKYRSAPADLIISQQTVPIRLITPCSPISIKKIDNRTYVFDMGQNMAGVTEVKAKGAAGTILKIKHGERLDDRGRINLANIDVYFRGDKATDPFQTDIFTLSGRKEDKFTPKFNYKGFRYVEITSTEPVALQDLKITSYFMHSDVDAIGEVKTSSKLVNDLWKVTNNAYLSNLMGYPTDCPQREKNGWTGDGHLAIETALYNFDGITVYEKWLADHRDEQQPNGVLPDIIPTGGWGYGTANGLDWTSTIAIIPWQIYLFYGDSRLLEDCYENIKRYVNYVSRISPEGLTTFGRGDWVPVKSTSNLELTSSIYFYVDATILASAAKLFGKQDDYVKYDALSKKIKNAINNKFLDLSTGIYASGTQTELSMPLHWDVVPEDMKSQVAANLNKKVQETDFHLDVGVLGAKALLNALKNNGYEETAYQVAVQDTYPSWGWWVVNGATTLLENWDLQAERDISDNHMMFGEIGGWFFKSLGGILPDTSQPGFKHILLKPIFPNALDQSEVKHRSAYGTIISKWKKNKKTITYDIVIPANTTATFYTPTNVKDQATIQLGSGKHKLIFTLI; encoded by the coding sequence ATGAAGATAGCCTTATTTATTACATACCTAGTCATACATACTCATCTATATGCACAAGAGAATGTAAACATTTGTGAACCGATAGGACTGAAATGCGAACATCTCAGCAATCCTTTGGGTATAGATATTCCAAATCCCAGATTGACATGGATGCTTAAAGATACCCGGCAAGACGCTATGCAAACGGCATATCAAATCGTTATTGGAACAGATTCAATAGCTGTTACTCATAATATCGGTGAAAGTTGGAATACCGGGAAGCAGCTCAAATCGGATATTATTGCTGTATATAAGGGTAAAAAGCTTAATCCCTTAACAAAGTATTATTGGAAAGTGAATGTGTGGGACAAAGACGGAAAACCAACTTCTTCGCAAGTTTCCACTTTTGAAACTGGGATGATGGGACGATCGAATTGGAAAGGTTCATGGATTAGTGACTATCACGACATCCATCACAAAGCAGCTCCATACTTCAGAAAGGCATTTGAAATAAAAAAAACAATTCAATCTGCACGAGCATATATTGCGGCAGCAGGGTTGTATGAGCTGTCTCTAAATGGAGAAAAGGTGGGTAAAAACATGCTTGATCCGATGTATACGCGTTTCGACAAACGCACACTATACGTTGTACATGATGTCACAAAACAATTGCAATCGGGTGAAAATGCTATTGGTGTTATTCTGGGAAATGGTTGGTACAATCACCAATCTCTGGCAGTATGGGATTTCGATAAAGCACCTTGGAGAAATCGTCCGGCATTTTGCATGGATTTGCGTATCGTCTATACAGATGGTACCGAAGAAACGATTGTATCTGAGCAAGATTGGAAAACTTCTGCTGGACCGATCACTTATAATAGTATTTATACGGGCGAGCACTATGATGCAAGATTAGAACAGGATGGTTGGAATAAAGCTCATTTTGATGACTCAAAATGGAAAGGTGTGAAATATCGGAGCGCTCCGGCAGATCTTATTATTTCTCAACAAACAGTACCAATTCGATTAATCACCCCCTGTTCACCAATTTCCATCAAAAAAATAGATAATAGAACTTATGTATTTGACATGGGTCAAAATATGGCAGGTGTAACAGAAGTGAAAGCAAAAGGAGCTGCTGGAACGATCCTGAAAATAAAACATGGAGAACGTCTGGATGATCGTGGTCGAATTAATTTAGCTAATATCGATGTTTATTTTCGCGGCGATAAGGCTACAGATCCCTTCCAAACGGATATCTTCACTCTAAGTGGTAGAAAGGAGGATAAATTCACTCCTAAATTTAATTATAAGGGATTTCGCTATGTTGAGATAACCAGTACAGAACCTGTTGCACTTCAAGATTTAAAAATTACTTCTTATTTCATGCATAGTGATGTTGATGCAATTGGCGAAGTCAAGACATCTTCGAAACTGGTCAATGATCTTTGGAAAGTAACCAATAACGCTTATCTTTCTAATTTAATGGGGTATCCAACAGATTGTCCACAAAGAGAAAAAAATGGTTGGACAGGCGATGGACATCTCGCTATTGAAACTGCTCTATACAATTTTGATGGTATTACAGTTTATGAAAAATGGTTAGCTGATCATCGCGATGAACAACAACCCAATGGGGTACTGCCCGATATTATTCCCACAGGAGGATGGGGATATGGCACTGCAAATGGGTTGGACTGGACCAGTACAATCGCCATTATCCCATGGCAAATATATCTGTTTTACGGAGATAGCAGGCTATTGGAGGATTGTTATGAAAATATAAAACGCTATGTTAACTACGTGTCCCGCATAAGCCCAGAGGGACTGACTACCTTTGGTAGAGGAGACTGGGTACCTGTTAAATCAACATCCAATCTTGAGCTTACCTCTTCTATCTATTTCTACGTTGATGCGACCATATTGGCATCTGCAGCGAAGCTATTTGGCAAACAGGATGATTATGTGAAATATGATGCTTTAAGTAAAAAAATCAAAAATGCCATCAATAATAAATTTTTAGATCTATCAACTGGAATTTATGCAAGCGGAACGCAAACAGAATTAAGTATGCCGTTGCATTGGGACGTTGTTCCTGAGGATATGAAATCTCAGGTAGCCGCCAATCTGAACAAAAAAGTTCAAGAAACAGATTTTCATCTGGATGTTGGTGTGCTAGGAGCAAAAGCTTTATTAAATGCTTTAAAAAATAATGGTTATGAGGAAACGGCATATCAAGTGGCTGTACAGGACACTTACCCTTCATGGGGCTGGTGGGTTGTGAATGGAGCTACAACATTGCTGGAGAATTGGGATCTGCAAGCTGAAAGAGATATATCGGATAACCATATGATGTTTGGTGAAATAGGCGGTTGGTTCTTTAAGTCTCTGGGAGGTATTTTACCTGACACTTCTCAACCGGGATTTAAACATATTTTATTAAAACCGATATTCCCGAATGCGCTTGATCAATCTGAAGTAAAGCATCGATCAGCTTATGGCACCATTATCTCTAAATGGAAAAAAAACAAGAAGACTATAACCTATGATATTGTGATACCAGCTAATACTACAGCTACATTTTATACCCCAACCAATGTAAAAGACCAAGCAACTATACAACTAGGCTCAGGTAAACATAAACTTATATTTACGCTGATATAA
- a CDS encoding Gfo/Idh/MocA family protein, with protein sequence MNRQKFLKTSTLLAASALLFKGTQGLAQTKAIRIGVIGVNGMGWSNLMAILQNKNVVCTALCDVDENVLKKRIAELDKRNIKVQSYIDYQALLKDQNVDAVIIATPDHWHCLMMVDAVKAGKHVYIEKPIGNSIKECEVMVSAAQKYNAIVQVGQWQRSQQHFEDAMKFLHGGSLGKVRMVKVWAYLGWKKDVPIVPDTAIPSGVHYDRWLGPAPKRPFNMNRFHFNFRWFWDYAGGLMTDWGVHMLDFALIGMKVSDPRSIMAAGGKFAYPEDVEETPDTLTTLYEFDGFNVQWEHAIGIDQGPYNKGHGVAFIGNNGTLVLNRQGWEVLPEGNRMQGVPLQKAKDDGLERHMNNFVEAIFAQNKAILKAPIEAGAHIAVLSQMGNIAYRTGKKLYWNKDKQQFSDKEANRYLAAAYHNGYTYPKI encoded by the coding sequence ATGAATAGACAAAAATTTCTTAAAACGTCAACATTACTAGCTGCGTCGGCATTATTATTTAAAGGAACTCAAGGGCTTGCTCAAACAAAAGCAATCCGTATTGGGGTGATCGGTGTGAATGGAATGGGGTGGTCTAACTTAATGGCTATATTACAAAATAAAAATGTGGTCTGTACAGCACTGTGCGATGTCGATGAGAATGTGCTTAAAAAGCGTATTGCTGAACTAGATAAACGTAATATAAAAGTTCAATCTTATATTGATTACCAGGCATTGTTAAAAGACCAAAATGTAGATGCTGTCATTATTGCGACGCCCGATCATTGGCATTGCTTGATGATGGTAGATGCTGTAAAAGCAGGTAAACATGTTTATATAGAAAAACCAATAGGCAATTCGATCAAAGAATGTGAGGTCATGGTGAGTGCTGCTCAGAAATACAATGCCATTGTTCAGGTAGGGCAGTGGCAAAGAAGTCAACAGCATTTTGAAGATGCGATGAAATTTTTACATGGTGGCAGTCTAGGTAAGGTGCGGATGGTTAAAGTGTGGGCATATCTAGGTTGGAAGAAAGATGTTCCAATTGTACCAGATACCGCAATTCCATCAGGAGTACATTATGACCGTTGGTTAGGTCCCGCTCCGAAAAGACCATTTAATATGAATCGCTTTCATTTTAATTTTCGTTGGTTTTGGGATTATGCAGGCGGCTTGATGACAGATTGGGGAGTACATATGCTTGATTTTGCACTCATCGGGATGAAAGTTTCTGATCCACGCTCTATTATGGCAGCTGGAGGTAAATTTGCCTACCCAGAGGATGTCGAAGAAACTCCTGATACCTTGACCACTTTGTATGAGTTTGATGGGTTCAATGTGCAGTGGGAGCATGCCATTGGGATTGATCAAGGTCCTTATAATAAAGGGCATGGAGTCGCTTTTATAGGTAACAACGGAACTTTAGTGCTCAATCGACAAGGTTGGGAAGTATTGCCCGAAGGCAATCGAATGCAAGGAGTTCCACTACAAAAAGCAAAAGACGATGGATTGGAAAGACATATGAACAATTTTGTGGAAGCGATCTTTGCTCAAAACAAAGCTATACTCAAAGCACCAATTGAAGCTGGTGCACATATTGCTGTTTTATCACAAATGGGAAATATTGCTTATAGAACAGGCAAAAAGTTGTATTGGAATAAAGATAAACAACAATTTTCAGATAAAGAGGCCAATAGATACTTAGCTGCAGCTTACCATAACGGCTATACATATCCTAAAATTTAG
- a CDS encoding Gfo/Idh/MocA family protein codes for MNRRDFIDKSVKASLAFTIVPRSVLGGVNFIAPSDRINLAYIGVGKQSYTLMNGLANCKEVLIHAASDVDSKKLNNFILETTKTQTNLKKPSIQMKGYGLYRELLERRDIDAVVIATPDHWHAQVAVDAARAGKDIYCEKPLALTIAEGRAMVNASKKYDRVFQTGSMQRSSYNFRQAVNLIRNGYIGQVKEVNVAIGEPVKQCDLPTMPVPKELDWDMWVGPSMYRGYHPILAPTLEDPEWAGWRWYRDFGGGYIADWGAHMFDIVQWALDMDQSGPELFLPPKKPMAQHGLSFIYKNGVKVNHTPWGEHNAIQFIGTEGKIEVSRSFLRTSPERLASLKLTAQDKLVYHSDNHYQDWIDAIKKRSKPICDVEIGHRTSSVCNAVNIAYELQKDLKWNPEKEEFNDYSANLMMGRSYRGEWDFNTF; via the coding sequence ATGAATAGGAGAGATTTTATAGATAAAAGTGTGAAGGCTAGTTTGGCTTTTACAATTGTTCCCCGATCGGTATTGGGAGGAGTAAATTTTATAGCACCTAGTGATCGGATCAACCTGGCATATATCGGAGTAGGTAAGCAGTCTTATACCCTTATGAATGGGTTAGCGAATTGTAAAGAGGTATTGATCCATGCGGCATCTGATGTCGATTCTAAAAAGTTGAATAATTTTATTTTAGAGACGACTAAAACACAGACAAATTTGAAAAAACCATCTATCCAAATGAAAGGTTATGGGTTATATCGCGAGCTGTTGGAACGTAGGGATATCGATGCTGTGGTCATTGCTACTCCCGATCATTGGCATGCACAAGTTGCTGTAGATGCAGCTCGCGCAGGAAAGGATATCTATTGCGAAAAACCACTAGCATTGACCATTGCCGAAGGCCGAGCGATGGTTAATGCGAGTAAAAAGTATGATCGAGTTTTTCAAACAGGAAGCATGCAAAGATCTTCTTACAATTTTAGACAAGCAGTGAATCTGATACGAAATGGATATATAGGGCAGGTGAAGGAAGTCAACGTCGCCATAGGAGAACCGGTGAAACAATGTGATCTACCAACGATGCCAGTTCCAAAGGAACTGGACTGGGATATGTGGGTCGGACCATCTATGTATCGTGGATACCATCCGATATTAGCCCCAACGCTGGAAGATCCAGAGTGGGCTGGTTGGAGATGGTACCGCGATTTTGGTGGTGGTTATATTGCAGATTGGGGTGCGCATATGTTTGATATCGTGCAATGGGCTTTGGATATGGATCAAAGCGGACCAGAATTATTTCTCCCCCCTAAAAAACCGATGGCTCAACATGGCCTTTCATTTATTTATAAAAATGGTGTAAAGGTCAATCATACGCCTTGGGGAGAGCACAATGCTATACAGTTTATCGGTACAGAAGGTAAGATAGAAGTGAGCCGTTCCTTTCTCCGAACAAGTCCAGAGCGTTTAGCCTCTCTTAAGTTGACTGCACAAGATAAACTTGTTTATCACAGTGATAATCATTATCAAGACTGGATAGATGCCATTAAGAAAAGGTCAAAACCAATATGTGACGTTGAGATTGGGCATCGTACAAGTTCGGTTTGTAATGCCGTAAATATTGCATATGAATTGCAAAAGGATTTAAAATGGAATCCTGAAAAAGAAGAGTTTAATGATTATTCCGCTAACTTAATGATGGGTAGATCATATCGGGGAGAATGGGATTTTAATACATTTTAA
- a CDS encoding beta-ketoacyl-ACP synthase III, producing MNTTLPNKLYAAITAIGGYIPQNKRTNSDLEKLCDTNDEWIIKRTGIKERRILEDELATSDMAVRAIEDLVVKYGKNLDEVDAILVATSTPDMPMPATANIIAEKLGLNHVWAFDINAACSGFLYALDMGASLVETGRYKNVLIVGADNISTYVDIHDRSTNILFGDGAGVVLLQPSTEGGIMDAYLQSNGDGRAFLNIEAGGTQYPICLADNDTQKRYLRQDGKTVFKKAVQSMSDACTKVMERNHITVEDVNWVVPHQANQRIIDAVGRSLNIPEGRTLSNIEYLGNTIAATIPLCIWENVKLMKTGDLVMLTAFGAGFSWGASILRWMI from the coding sequence ATGAATACAACTCTCCCGAATAAACTTTACGCTGCAATTACCGCAATTGGAGGTTACATCCCTCAAAATAAACGAACAAATTCTGACTTAGAAAAATTATGTGATACGAATGATGAGTGGATCATCAAAAGAACAGGTATCAAAGAACGTCGCATTTTAGAAGATGAATTGGCGACTTCGGACATGGCTGTTCGTGCGATTGAAGATCTTGTTGTAAAGTATGGTAAAAATCTGGATGAAGTAGACGCTATTTTAGTCGCGACCTCCACTCCTGATATGCCGATGCCCGCAACTGCAAACATTATTGCAGAAAAGTTAGGTCTTAATCATGTTTGGGCATTTGATATTAATGCAGCGTGTTCAGGATTTTTATATGCTTTGGATATGGGCGCCTCACTTGTAGAGACAGGTCGGTACAAAAATGTACTGATTGTGGGTGCTGATAATATCAGCACGTATGTTGATATCCATGATCGATCAACGAATATTTTATTTGGAGATGGTGCTGGTGTAGTGCTTTTGCAACCTTCTACAGAAGGTGGCATCATGGATGCATATCTTCAAAGTAATGGAGATGGACGTGCATTTTTAAATATTGAAGCTGGGGGAACGCAATATCCGATCTGTTTAGCGGACAACGATACTCAAAAAAGATACCTCCGCCAAGATGGAAAAACGGTATTTAAAAAAGCAGTTCAATCCATGAGCGATGCTTGTACAAAAGTAATGGAGCGTAATCATATAACTGTTGAAGATGTAAACTGGGTAGTACCCCACCAAGCAAATCAACGCATTATTGATGCTGTAGGTAGATCATTGAATATTCCGGAGGGTCGTACTTTAAGCAATATTGAATATCTCGGTAACACCATAGCAGCTACTATCCCGTTATGTATTTGGGAAAATGTTAAATTGATGAAAACTGGAGATTTAGTAATGCTTACAGCTTTTGGAGCTGGATTTTCCTGGGGAGCAAGTATCTTACGCTGGATGATATAA
- a CDS encoding GNAT family N-acetyltransferase, whose protein sequence is MVTPFSIQIQLENSQVRLIPVQQDDFERLYAVAKDPRVWEQHPNKNRFERSVFENFFEGALLSKGAYLIQDKHSNEILGSTRFYNYNADEKAIFIGYTFYGTKTWGQGINPQVKKMMLDYVFDHVDIVYFHVGNTNERSKKAMEKLGAKKVRLEEVAYHGEPNRINVLYAIRKEAYRDR, encoded by the coding sequence ATGGTAACACCATTTTCGATTCAAATTCAGCTTGAAAATAGTCAAGTTAGATTAATTCCAGTTCAGCAAGATGACTTTGAAAGACTCTATGCTGTCGCTAAAGATCCTAGAGTATGGGAACAGCATCCCAATAAAAATAGATTTGAACGGTCCGTATTTGAAAATTTCTTTGAAGGCGCTCTGCTCAGTAAAGGTGCATATTTGATACAAGATAAACACTCAAATGAGATATTAGGAAGTACACGATTTTACAATTATAATGCAGACGAGAAAGCGATTTTCATTGGCTACACATTTTATGGCACAAAGACATGGGGTCAAGGTATTAATCCTCAAGTAAAAAAAATGATGCTTGATTATGTGTTCGATCACGTTGATATCGTTTATTTCCATGTTGGAAATACTAACGAGCGGTCTAAAAAAGCAATGGAAAAATTAGGAGCAAAAAAAGTCAGATTGGAAGAAGTAGCATATCATGGTGAACCCAATCGTATCAATGTACTTTATGCCATTAGAAAAGAAGCATATCGTGATAGATAG
- a CDS encoding aromatic amino acid hydroxylase, with product METYGNPVLNQLPQHLKRYIVPQHYQRYTAIDQAVWRYVMRQNYAYLRDIAYYPYIPGLRKAGLTIEEIPNLQAMNDSLKKIGWGAAAVDGFIPPAAFMEFQAYRVLVVAADIRQIEHIEYTPAPDIIHESSGHAPIIGEPEYAAYLQYFGEIGTKAMFSEKDFELYEAIRHLSILKESSSATIKQIETAEGKLVDIQSNMGEPSEMALLSRLHWWTVEYGLIGTVDDPKIYGAGLLSSIGESASCMRKEIPKLPYTLKALDYSYDITKPQPQLFVTSDFNQLREVLDQFANTMSFRIGGKLGLEKAIACKNLCTIVYSSGLQISGLFQPGIVDETIAYIKTVGPTALAYQDKQLMGHGKSYHADGFSSPVGRLSGSDKAFEDFDESDMNRYGIEIDKESIFLFESGIEVRGIVRSIVKQDNKIQLITLAPCQVIDSRSCQILFDPEWGTYDMAVGEHIVSVFCGAADKEAYEQGVSVSANKTIVQEQDEVGKAKNKLYSLIRQRRKGESQISLTEIYEMIAQNFSMDWLAYVETLELAVHDQHEHLAKQIENRLQEIISHHKHLRKLILDGIQLAKNNQIALLLSK from the coding sequence ATGGAAACTTACGGTAACCCAGTATTAAATCAACTACCTCAACATTTAAAACGTTATATCGTGCCACAGCACTATCAGCGTTACACAGCGATTGATCAAGCAGTATGGCGATATGTCATGCGACAAAACTATGCCTATCTCCGAGATATTGCCTATTATCCCTATATTCCCGGGCTTCGTAAAGCAGGATTGACTATTGAGGAAATCCCAAATTTGCAAGCTATGAATGATAGCCTCAAAAAGATAGGATGGGGAGCCGCAGCCGTTGATGGATTTATACCCCCAGCGGCCTTTATGGAATTTCAAGCGTATCGGGTACTCGTTGTGGCAGCAGATATACGTCAGATTGAACATATTGAATACACACCAGCACCAGATATTATCCATGAGTCATCGGGGCATGCTCCAATTATTGGAGAACCTGAATATGCCGCATACTTGCAATATTTTGGAGAAATCGGTACAAAAGCGATGTTTTCAGAAAAGGATTTCGAATTGTATGAGGCCATTAGGCATTTATCTATTCTCAAAGAAAGTAGCAGTGCCACTATCAAGCAAATTGAAACGGCTGAGGGAAAACTAGTTGATATACAGTCCAATATGGGGGAGCCTTCCGAGATGGCATTGCTTAGTAGACTACATTGGTGGACTGTCGAATATGGATTAATTGGGACTGTTGACGATCCCAAAATTTATGGTGCAGGATTGCTGTCGTCCATTGGTGAAAGCGCATCATGTATGCGTAAAGAGATTCCCAAATTACCTTATACTCTCAAGGCATTAGACTACTCTTATGATATCACTAAGCCGCAACCTCAATTATTTGTTACTTCAGATTTCAATCAATTACGTGAAGTATTAGATCAATTTGCAAATACCATGTCATTTCGTATAGGAGGAAAATTAGGATTAGAAAAAGCTATTGCCTGCAAAAACCTGTGTACAATTGTATATAGCTCAGGCTTACAAATATCTGGTCTATTTCAACCAGGTATCGTCGATGAAACCATCGCATATATCAAAACAGTAGGACCTACCGCACTGGCATATCAAGATAAACAACTCATGGGGCATGGCAAGTCATACCATGCTGATGGATTTAGTTCCCCAGTTGGGCGTTTATCGGGATCTGATAAAGCATTTGAAGATTTCGATGAATCTGATATGAACCGTTATGGTATTGAGATAGATAAGGAGAGTATATTCCTATTCGAATCTGGTATTGAGGTAAGGGGAATAGTTCGTTCCATAGTGAAGCAAGATAACAAAATTCAATTGATTACTTTGGCACCTTGTCAGGTTATCGATAGTCGGTCTTGTCAGATCTTATTTGATCCCGAGTGGGGAACTTATGATATGGCAGTAGGTGAGCATATTGTCTCTGTTTTCTGTGGTGCAGCAGATAAAGAAGCCTATGAGCAAGGAGTCTCCGTATCTGCAAATAAAACAATTGTTCAAGAGCAGGATGAAGTTGGAAAAGCTAAAAATAAATTATATAGTTTAATTCGTCAACGTAGAAAAGGAGAATCGCAAATTTCATTAACAGAAATCTATGAAATGATTGCGCAAAATTTTTCAATGGACTGGTTAGCCTATGTCGAAACATTAGAATTGGCTGTACATGATCAACATGAACACTTAGCAAAGCAAATCGAAAATCGACTTCAAGAAATTATCAGTCATCATAAGCACTTGAGAAAATTAATTTTGGATGGCATACAATTAGCTAAAAATAATCAAATAGCATTGCTTCTTAGTAAATAA